A genomic window from Silene latifolia isolate original U9 population chromosome Y, ASM4854445v1, whole genome shotgun sequence includes:
- the LOC141634273 gene encoding long-chain-alcohol oxidase FAO1-like, whose product MNRESQSHPKLRKSREQQQKSNKPNVSSTEMETLTSICEAIFPPLDPPSSLDHHQYPITESTKSFFNFSASQKHIPYAVAGMIESGALPEAVILVRVILWMLSTRIGTFLLCGSLCFGKKWPYITKFPNLATEKREKILQNWSSNRFFSPLRLVFYFLKCLCLYFVFALVDHNCSNPTWEAIGYKPEINDTTTNPIKEKRPLEKGIIETLYETPSTILQSLTSKGLEVTEDDQNNVYKINCDVVIVGSGSGGAVAAAILAGAGQKVVVLEKGNYYTSSDYSSLEGPSMGELYEKGGKIPTTDGSVMLLAGSTVGGGTAVNWAAALNTPDDVLKEWAEVHGLPMFNSPRYRFAMECVNQRLGVTEGCVKEGFQNQVLRKGCENLGLEAERVPRNSSESHYCGSCYCGCRSGDKQGTDVTWLVDAVNMGAVVITGTKAEKLLFEKNVINGGHRGKRCIGVVASSVNGKIKRKFEIKAKVTVAACGSLLTPPLLRSSGLRNTHIGKNLHIHPSQMVWGYFPQEGDTLKFEGTIYEGGLITSAHKVLSEQRSSTPRALIETPALGPAGCAALFPWESGMEVKKRLLRYSRTSHLFVMIRDEGSGEVRSEMRVSHKFTDRDRENMTAGLRRALQILIAAGATEVGTYRSDAQKFECKGKSKEEIEDFLGSVFATRGPMSVHQWGICCTAHQMGSCRMGKSDKDGAVDENGESWEVEGLFVCDGSVLPSAVGVNPMITIQSTAYCISKRLAESMKKGEF is encoded by the exons atgaaTAGAGAAAGCCAAAGTCATCCAAAACTAAGGAAATCAAGGGAACAACAACAAAAGAGCAACAAACCAAACGTTTCTTCAACTGAAATGGAAACTTTAACAAGCATTTGTGAAGCAATTTTCCCTCCTCTTGATCCTCCTTCCTCCCTTGATCATCATCAATATCCGATCACTGAATCTACGAAATCTTTCTTCAACTTCTCCGCTTCCCAAAAACATATCCCTTACGcg GTTGCAGGAATGATAGAATCCGGAGCGTTACCCGAAGCAGTGATATTGGTTAGGGTGATCTTATGGATGCTATCAACAAGAATAGGCACATTTTTACTATGTGGATCACTTTGTTTTGGTAAAAAATGGCCTTATATCACAAAGTTTCCAAATTTAGCAActgaaaaaagagagaaaattctTCAAAATTGGTCAAGCAACAGGTTCTTCAGTCCTCTTAGATTAGTCTTCTATTTCCTCAAGTGCTTGTGCCTCTACTTTGTCTTTGCCTTG GTGGATCACAACTGCAGCAATCCAACATGGGAAGCAATAGGCTACAAACCCGAAATCAATGACACTACTACCAATCCTATAAAGGAAAAGAGGCCTTTGGAGAAAGGTATTATTGAGACGCTCTATGAAACTCCATCAACCATTCTCCAATCACTCACTAGCAAAGGACTTGAGGTCACCGAAGACGATCAAAACAATGTCTACAAGATCAACTGTGATGTCGTTATTGTGGGGTCGGGCAGTGGTGGTGCTGTGGCTGCTGCTATTCTAGCCGGGGCAGGCCAAAAGGTAGTGGTCCTGGAGAAAGGAAACTACTACACATCTAGTGATTACTCTTCCCTAGAAGGCCCTTCCATGGGGGAGCTCTACGAGAAAGGTGGTAAAATTCCGACCACTGACGGGTCAGTCATGCTACTGGCAGGGTCCACTGTCGGAGGTGGTACCGCAGTCAACTGGGCTGCAGCTCTGAACACCCCGGATGACGTCCTAAAAGAGTGGGCTGAGGTCCATGGGCTGCCCATGTTCAATAGTCCACGGTACAGGTTTGCTATGGAATGTGTAAACCAGAGGCTTGGTGTTACTGAAGGCTGTGTAAAGGAAGGGTTTCAAAACCAGGTCTTGAGAAAAGGGTGCGAGAATCTTGGGTTGGAAGCTGAAAGGGTCCCACGAAACTCGTCCGAGAGTCACTATTGTGGGTCCTGCTATTGTGGATGTAGGTCCGGGGACAAGCAAGGAACTGATGTTACCTGGCTAGTTGATGCAGTCAATATGGGAGCAGTAGTTATTACAGGAACTAAAGCCGAGAAGCTTTTGTTTGAAAAAAATGTCATAAATGGAGGCCATAGAGGCAAAAGATGCATTGGAGTTGTAGCAAGTTCTGTGAATGGTAAAATCAAGAGAAAATTTGAGATTAAAGCAAAAGTGACAGTGGCAGCATGTGGTTCATTACTGACACCTCCGCTATTGAGGTCGAGCGGGCTTAGAAACACGCATATTGGGAAGAATCTTCACATTCACCCAAGCCAAATGGTATGGGGGTACTTCCCACAGGAAGGGGATACCCTTAAGTTCGAGGGTACGATTTATGAGGGTGGATTGATTACATCAGCCCACAAGGTTTTATCGGAGCAGCGGTCGTCTACCCCGAGAGCCCTGATTGAGACCCCCGCTCTAGGACCTGCAGGCTGTGCTGCACTATTCCCGTGGGAGTCGGGAATGGAGGTAAAGAAGCGTCTGCTGAGATATTCTAGAACCTCTCATTTGTTTGTAATGATTAGAGACGAAGGATCTGGTGAGGTTAGGTCGGAAATGAGAGTTAGTCATAAATTCACGGATAGAGACCGTGAAAACATGACTGCAGGGCTCAGAAGAGCCTTACAGATACTAATAGCAGCCGGGGCTACTGAGGTAGGTACTTACCGAAGTGATGCACAGAAATTCGAGTGTAAAGGGAAGAGCAAGGAAGAAATAGAGGATTTTCTGGGGTCAGTGTTCGCGACCCGAGGACCTATGTCAGTTCATCAGTGGGGAATATGTTGCACTGCGCATCAGATGGGGAGCTGTAGGATGGGGAAGAGTGACAAAGACGGCGCTGTCGACGAGAATGGTGAAAGTTGGGAAGTGGAAGGGTTGTTTGTTTGTGACGGAAGTGTGTTGCCTAGTGCTGTTGGGGTTAATCCCATGATTACCATACAATCTACTGCCTACTGTATTTCAAAAAGACTTGCTGAATCTATGAAGAAGGGAGAGTTCTAG